Sequence from the Panicum virgatum strain AP13 chromosome 5N, P.virgatum_v5, whole genome shotgun sequence genome:
GGATTCCTGTCTTTCCTCCTTTTCCCATATGAAATATATCCATCTACTTATTAAGACACAGGAGGGTCTGAGTTTTGTTTAGTCACTGTTTTCCTTTTATGTTTGAGCTTTATCCATAACTTTGATTTATGATCTTCCCGGCCTCACTGCTGGTGCCTTGCAGACACTTGGCTTGGAGAAGCTCAAGGTGGAGCTGCAAAGTCGTGGACTAAAATGCGGTGGAACTTTACAGGAGCGAGCTGCCCGACTTTTCCTTCTGAAGACGACTCCACTGGACAAGCTACCAAAGAAGCTGCTCGCAAAGCCCACTGCTGGGGGAAAGTGAGTAGTAATAATAGCATGTAACAGGTTATATGATTAAGGAAACAAGATGTAAGACTTGAGCTGTATTTGAAGATACTGGAAATCTGTTGTAAGACGATCATACGCCTTTGTCTTGGCACGGCAAATCAATGAGATGCCTGCATGTATATTAACTGCTGCTCTCCAAGCCACTATGTATTAGTTGCCTCTTTTTAGCTCAAGTTATGTTTGAATTTGTGATGCTGCTAACTTCGCACATGAAACGCGGGCAAACGAAAAAGTGTGGCAATACCTGTCGTGCCTCTTGATTAGAACTACTCAGATCGTGAGATCGTCGATGGTTTTTCATTATGGGATAAAGGCACATAGCTCTGGAGGAGGATGTCTGGATGGGGTTGACGACAGGTATGTTCTGATGGACAGAGGCAAGCCCTTATGTATGTATTTAGTTAGCCTCTTTTTAGCCGTTACTAGCAGCAGTCCGGGTTTGAGCCAGCCGGCATGACTTGCCTTCCGCAGCTGGACGCCGGGTTCAACAACCAGGAACCCGCCGGTAAAATTAGGGGTGTTAATCGGtgatccttaggtgcaccttcaACCCTCCTTTTTAGTTCAAAGTTTTGTGCTACTTTTTCAAAATGAGATTTCAATTTAAAAAAGTAGTATAAAACTTTGAATTAAAAAAGGTTCGAGGTGCAACTAAGAGTCATCAATTAACACCCTAGGTAAAATCCACCTATAACTTCTGAATTCAACGATTCAACTTTCCCTTTTCAAAATAAAAGGTTGCAGAACTTGTCCTCTGTGTGTGTAGCCTGGACTGGAGAGATTCAGGGGCCATAACCCCAGCAAGATCATAATACTCCACGAGAGTTCTGTAACGATTTCTCCGACCAGTTCAGTGTATGAGGTTGGGCCTTCTATCGTGGCGTCGACGTCAAGGTCTCGTCCACATTTCACTTTTACTGATCTCGCCGTTACCGCTTTTCTCCGCTCTGCCTTGGCTGAGAAACGGTCTTGGATAAGGGTCACGTTGCCCTCTTTAAATCTGATCACGATAAAACTTTGAACCGGTCCATCTATGAATGATCGTGACGGCCCACGGTGGCTTCAAAGAGGCACTACTACTAGTTTCAAGTTTCGCCGATGGTCCTCGCCTCATAAGCTAATCGTGCACCTTTGAAAACTGAGTGACCGCGCTGTTGTTAGTTTGTGACTGCCCGTGGCGTGAAAACGGCGGGGTCACATGTTCAAGCTGACTGGTGCTGTAACTGTAACAGCGACCCACCTGCAGTCCCCTGTGACCACCACTAGAGGTGATCATGGGCTCATGGCTCGTTACTCTCTTCACATTCTAACTTaatttatatataattttttaatttaaaattatataagataagAATTGGCTTTTTTAAAAGCCAACCTTTAGATTATTATGCTAAAATTTGAGATCCTTTACCATCCTGGCACTACCCCATGAGAGATGGTGGCTAAATCGACTGTATCGCTAGCCATGGGCCATGGCGCGCGTACCACTTGCCCCCGTCGCGTTGCTTTACACTTGAGGTAAAGCGTGAAAGGGTAAGGTCCGGGGAGAGGATAAGAAGAGCCAAGCACTCCTTTGGAGCAGCCTCGAGGTGAAAAGCTAGCAACTGAACTGATGAGGATGGATGGGAACGAGGCGATCGCGATGGCATGTTTGTGTTGTGTCCTGATCAAGAAGCGGAACTCCGGCCACTTCGTTCTATCCGATTCTTTGGATGCTCGATCTCCGTTCTAATCTCAAATCAACGGCTCTAATCCAACCATTTTGGTAATGGCCCAGGGGATACATGGTGGATATGAGAAGAACATACTGAAGGTAGACAACATATACGGTGATCTGACAAACTAGTGGCCACCTCTTTCCACTACATGTACAGACACACGGACGGGTGACAAACCACACTTGCACACACTCACTCCTCAACTGAAACGGCAACTAGGAGTCTAGGCTAGGACACGAGCGAGCAAACTTCCAAAGCAATCTCCAGGCTCGAGCACTCAAACTAGTCGTGTCACACCACCTGTGTGCACTAAAGCTACTTCTCGTTTATCGGCGCGAGCTGCGGGCTCCAGCACACGTGTCGGCACGGCGCCgggcgcgcgctgccgccggcccggAGCGCGCCCTTGAGCTCCGCCATCCTGGCCTTGCGCGCCCGCGCTCCCTGCGCCTTCAGCCTCGCCGCCAGCGCCTCCGCGTCCTTCCTCCTCATCACGACCTTCACCGTCACCACCGAGCCGGCGGCGCCCGGGGCAGCGTCGCCCGCCGGCGGGACGCCTCCTGCACGAGCACGACGTCGCCCCGCACGCGTCCTttgttcctcctcctcctcctccttctcaacgtcgtcccgccgcTGCTTGCGCGCCGTGATGACGACCGCGCGCCTCGACGCCGCGAGAGCCGCCGCCTCGGTGACGACGTCGTTCTTGGAGCGCCTCCACCCGGCGTTGCCCATCTCTCTGTGCGTGTGTGGACTGTGGAGCGGGACTACTGGTCAGTGGCCAAGTGACAAGCGAGTGGTGGTGGTCGGATaggcagctcttcggtcctccCGCCCGAGCTTTATTTACTATTTAGAGTTCACGAATGTCAATCTCAATGTACAGTTTTATGGTATAGTCATCAAGACTAATGACTGAGATAACTGTGTCCGGTTGAATTATAATATTGGGGATAAAACTCCCCTCTCATCTTAGGAAACTTCTACCTTCCTCTCCTTCCATGTCAACAAAATTGTAATGTGATACAAAATTTAATACCATAAAATTCTATTGAAATTGGTCTAAAAGACAGCCACAACATGGGACAGATAGGTCTTCTCGCGGTCTATGGGCACAGAACCGAGCGCAAGAACTCAAAATGGTTAGCACTTCCACTTCATACATACTCCACTCTACAATCAACTTTTttgtcaaaaaatatttcagTTTTGCAACAGTACTCTCTCTGTATGAGTTGTTTGAAGCGGTCCTGGATGATGATTCAAGTTGTCGAGGCCTTTTAAATTTGATCAAGAAAGATTGCAGCTTTGAACCGATCAATATGGATTGTGACGGCCTCAAAGATACTCCACTCTTCTTCTTTGGAAATGAGGGGCAGTGTATCTTTTAGAACTCATTTGTAACTGCATCTTACCACACTTGGCCACACCAAGATAAGAGAGTAGCTAATATATAAGTTATGTTGTTGTTTGGATATAAGTATGGAaagattctctctctctctctctctctctctctctctctctctctctctctctctctctctctctctctctctctcgcagtTTGGTCTGACACGAAGTGAACTCAGAAAAAGTGCAATAAAGTCTTCCTAAGCAAGACAAAGTGTGTTGGAAACTTAGGAGCATGTTTGGATAACATGTTGGCCATATATTGCTGTATAACTCTGCCAAATCATGTGTATGATCAGCAATCTGTTTGCTGCCACATAATACATCAGGGCTTAGCCAAAATATGAGATTAGTGTCTCCTGCGTGGAGCCGGCTAACAAGAACCGAGCAGAGGTGGATCCACAGCCTCCTAGACTCCACAAACAATGAAGACCCCGTTTAGCTGCCTCTTTATTTAGAGAAAAGTCTGATTTACACCttcgaactatcgcaaaagttcgattttcaaccttcaactacaaaaccgaacaatataggccat
This genomic interval carries:
- the LOC120675268 gene encoding uncharacterized protein LOC120675268; its protein translation is MGNAGWRRSKNDVVTEAAALAASRRAVVITARKQRRDDVEKEEEEEEQRTRAGRRRARAGGVPPAGDAAPGAAGSVVTVKVVMRRKDAEALAARLKAQGARARKARMAELKGALRAGGSARPAPCRHVCWSPQLAPINEK